A section of the Larus michahellis chromosome 1, bLarMic1.1, whole genome shotgun sequence genome encodes:
- the CAPZA3 gene encoding LOW QUALITY PROTEIN: F-actin-capping protein subunit alpha-3 (The sequence of the model RefSeq protein was modified relative to this genomic sequence to represent the inferred CDS: inserted 1 base in 1 codon; deleted 1 base in 1 codon) — protein sequence MALRKELRKLKKVSLICSLLRQSLHGESGQIVRDLSALVQDEKLVTQEAARLGACHNKSNFTPIQINGHXLTHYNNLEGNRFFDPQDKLSFVFDHLCGVTSKTQRQGVMLGEGELWQEALHKGFMAYVSCHFPVGTCGVFKKGLGKRQMFVACIEAHQYQPSNHWNSLWKSGWTFALTPVTTQVTGICPLQVHYFKDANLHVTVSKSVCETLNVIDQSQRATDFVKLMKAEDTKFHVAILENIQALSEDIWEKNLQRKLPVTHTSMSWNKLLNDQHLNTSVSNAEMPPCLLKHTI from the exons ATGGCGTTG AGGAAGGAGCTCCGCAAGCTGAAGAAGGTGTCTCTCATTTGCAGCCTGCTGCGCCAGTCCCTTCATGGGGAGTCTGGCCAGATTGTCCGAGATCTCTCTGCCCTTGTCCAAGATGAGAAGCTGGTGACACAGGAGGCTGCCCGCCTGGGGGCCTGTCACAACAAGAGCAACTTCACCCCCATCCAAATAAATGGGC TCCTGACCCATTACAACAACTTAGAGGGAAACCGCTTCTTTGATCCTCAGGACAAATTGTCTTTTGTGTTTGACCACCTGTGTGGGGTAACCAGCAAAACCCAAAGGCAGGGTGTGATGCTAGGTGAgggggagctgtggcaagaggcCCTCCACAAGGGCTTCATGGCCTACGTGAGCTGCCACTTTCCTGTGGGGACCTGCGGTGTGTTCAAAAAaggcctggggaagaggcagATGTTTGTGGCCTGCATTGAGGCTCATCAGTACCAGCCTTCAAATCACTGGAACAGCCTGTGGAAGTCAGGCTGGACTTTTGCCCTGACTCCTGTTACCACTCAAGTTACAGGGATCTGTCCCCTCCAGGTACACTACTTCAAAGATGCCAACCTCCATGTAACTGTCAGCAAGTCTGTGTGTGAGACTCTAAATGTGATAGACCAAAGTCAACGTGCTACAGATTTTGTGAAACTCATGAAAGCTGAGGACACCAAGTTTCATGTTGCCATCCTGGAAAACATTCAGGCTTTGTCAGAggatatatgg gaaaaaaatctgcagaggaaACTCCCTGTTACTCACACTTCTATGAGCTGGAATAAACTATTGAATGATCAGCATCTGAACACCAGTGTCTCCAATGCAGAAATGCCTCCATGCTTACTGAAACACACTATTTGA